A stretch of Pseudomonas taetrolens DNA encodes these proteins:
- the treS gene encoding maltose alpha-D-glucosyltransferase: MANKPDSQSFIKDPLWYKDAVIYQVHIKSFFDSNNDGIGDFKGLISKLDYIAELGVNTLWILPFYPSPRRDDGYDIADYRGVHPDYGTLGDVKRFIREAHARGLRVITELVINHTSDQHPWFQKARHAKPGSRARDYYVWSDTDQKYDGTRIIFLDTETSNWTWDPVAGQYFWHRFYSHQPDLNFDNPQVMKEVLSVMRYWLDMGIDGLRLDAIPYLVERDGTNNENLPETHQILKQIRAEIDANYPDRMLLAEANQWPEDTQQYFGDSDGINGDECHMAFHFPLMPRMYMALAQEDRFPITDILRQTPEIPANCQWAIFLRNHDELTLEMVTDKERDYLWNYYAADQRARINLGIRRRLAPLMERDRRRVELLNSLLLSMPGTPTLYYGDEIGMGDNIYLGDRDGVRTPMQWSIDRNGGFSRANPASLVLPPNMDALYGYHSINVEAQASDPHSLLNWTRRLLAVRKQQKAFGRGSLKMLSPRNRRILAYIREYTDSDGSNETLLCVANVSRSAQAVELDLSEFAGRVPVEMLGGNAFPPIGQLHFMLTLAPYGFYWFLLASESQMPSWHAEPAHSLPELVTLVLKARLEELLEAPARTTLEQVTLPAWLPNRRWFGQKDVPIEQVRIIYGTRFGEARHPLLLTEVEVTCGQQQYRYQLPMGLLSEDQFSTALAQQLVLTRVRRGREVGFITDAFHLEPFVRAVIAGLQNASTVASSAGDICFQPMPNLASLALDEHSEIRYLTAEQSNSSVVIGGSLVLKLIRKVSMGVHPELEMGAYLTAAGYLNISPLLGSVVRRDGEGNESLLMIAQGYLSNQGDAWTWTQNNLERAIRDELADVMSAHEQHYNALSELADFAAILGQRLGEMHLLLARPAPDSDFDPETTTLEHARRWATHIGHQVKEALQQLKKHRADLPPADQQRVERLLSRQRAITAYIKQLAEDTLGGLRIRAHGDLHLGQVLVVQSDAYFIDFEGEPTRPLSQRRGKHSPYKDISGLLRSFDYAAAMAVSNVQQADHSIEAEQARQRVAERYVSEARSALIQAYRLATASLAPTWKKPEGPDAALALFSLEKAAYEVIYEATNRPAWIRVPLQGLSDLLNHLPDTAKPLPDGEQS, from the coding sequence ATGGCAAACAAGCCCGACTCGCAAAGCTTTATCAAAGACCCGCTCTGGTACAAGGATGCGGTGATCTATCAGGTGCACATAAAGTCTTTTTTTGACTCCAATAACGACGGAATCGGCGATTTCAAAGGCTTGATCAGCAAACTCGATTACATCGCCGAGCTGGGGGTCAATACGCTCTGGATTTTGCCGTTTTATCCCTCACCGCGGCGCGATGACGGTTATGACATCGCGGACTATCGTGGGGTGCACCCGGACTATGGGACGCTGGGCGATGTGAAGCGCTTTATTCGTGAGGCCCATGCTCGCGGCCTGCGGGTGATTACCGAACTGGTGATCAACCACACCTCGGACCAACACCCGTGGTTTCAGAAAGCCCGGCACGCCAAACCGGGCTCCAGGGCGCGGGATTATTATGTGTGGTCGGATACGGACCAGAAGTACGACGGCACGCGGATTATTTTTCTCGACACCGAAACCTCCAACTGGACCTGGGACCCGGTGGCGGGCCAATATTTCTGGCACCGGTTTTATTCCCACCAGCCGGATCTGAACTTCGATAATCCGCAAGTCATGAAAGAAGTGCTGTCCGTGATGCGCTATTGGCTGGACATGGGCATCGATGGCCTGCGCCTGGACGCCATTCCCTATCTGGTCGAGCGCGATGGCACCAATAACGAAAACCTGCCGGAAACCCACCAGATTCTTAAACAGATCCGCGCCGAGATTGATGCCAACTACCCTGACCGCATGCTGCTGGCCGAGGCCAATCAATGGCCGGAAGACACCCAGCAGTATTTCGGCGACTCCGATGGCATCAACGGCGACGAATGCCACATGGCCTTTCACTTTCCGCTGATGCCGCGCATGTACATGGCGCTGGCCCAGGAAGACCGTTTTCCGATCACCGATATCCTGCGCCAGACCCCGGAGATCCCGGCGAATTGTCAGTGGGCGATCTTCTTGCGCAACCACGACGAGCTGACCCTGGAGATGGTGACCGACAAGGAGCGTGACTACCTGTGGAATTACTACGCCGCCGATCAGCGGGCCCGGATCAACCTGGGGATTCGCCGACGTCTGGCGCCGTTGATGGAGCGCGATCGCCGTCGGGTTGAACTGCTCAACAGCCTGCTGTTGTCGATGCCGGGAACACCCACCCTGTATTACGGCGATGAAATTGGCATGGGCGACAACATTTACCTGGGCGACCGGGATGGTGTACGTACCCCGATGCAATGGTCGATCGACCGAAACGGCGGGTTTTCGCGGGCCAACCCGGCCAGCCTGGTGCTGCCACCCAACATGGATGCGCTGTATGGCTACCACTCGATCAATGTTGAAGCGCAAGCCAGCGACCCGCATTCGCTACTTAACTGGACCCGGCGCCTGCTGGCGGTGCGCAAACAGCAAAAAGCCTTTGGCCGCGGCTCTTTGAAAATGCTCTCGCCGAGAAACCGGCGGATTCTGGCTTACATCCGTGAATACACAGACAGTGATGGCAGCAACGAAACCCTGCTGTGTGTGGCCAACGTCTCACGCAGTGCCCAGGCCGTCGAGCTGGACCTCTCGGAGTTTGCCGGTCGCGTTCCGGTGGAAATGCTGGGCGGGAATGCCTTCCCGCCCATCGGCCAATTGCATTTCATGCTGACCCTGGCGCCCTATGGCTTTTACTGGTTCCTGCTGGCCAGTGAAAGCCAGATGCCGAGCTGGCATGCCGAGCCTGCGCACAGCCTGCCGGAACTGGTGACCCTGGTGCTCAAGGCTCGCCTCGAAGAGTTGCTCGAAGCGCCGGCGCGCACCACCCTGGAGCAGGTGACGCTCCCCGCATGGTTACCCAACCGGCGCTGGTTCGGGCAAAAGGACGTGCCGATCGAACAGGTCAGGATTATCTACGGCACACGCTTCGGTGAGGCGCGGCATCCTCTGCTGCTGACCGAAGTCGAAGTCACCTGCGGCCAGCAACAGTATCGGTATCAACTGCCGATGGGGCTGTTGTCCGAGGATCAGTTCAGCACCGCGCTGGCCCAACAGTTGGTGTTGACCCGTGTACGGCGTGGGCGTGAGGTGGGGTTTATCACGGATGCTTTCCACCTTGAACCCTTTGTCCGCGCGGTGATAGCCGGTCTGCAAAATGCCAGTACGGTCGCCAGCAGTGCGGGCGATATCTGCTTTCAGCCCATGCCCAACCTGGCGTCCCTGGCGCTCGATGAGCACAGCGAGATCCGCTACCTGACGGCCGAGCAGTCCAACAGCTCGGTGGTGATCGGTGGGTCACTGGTGCTCAAGCTGATTCGCAAGGTGAGCATGGGGGTGCACCCCGAGCTGGAAATGGGGGCTTACCTGACGGCCGCCGGCTACCTGAATATTTCGCCGTTGCTGGGTTCGGTCGTACGCCGCGATGGGGAGGGGAATGAAAGTCTTCTGATGATTGCCCAAGGCTATTTGAGCAATCAGGGCGATGCTTGGACCTGGACCCAGAATAACCTTGAACGCGCCATTCGTGATGAGCTGGCAGATGTTATGTCCGCCCATGAACAGCATTACAACGCCCTGAGCGAGCTGGCAGATTTCGCGGCCATTCTGGGGCAGCGTCTCGGTGAAATGCATCTCTTGCTGGCACGTCCCGCCCCGGACTCCGATTTTGACCCCGAGACCACCACCCTTGAACATGCGCGACGGTGGGCCACGCATATCGGCCACCAGGTCAAAGAGGCCCTGCAACAGCTTAAAAAACATCGGGCCGATTTGCCGCCAGCGGATCAGCAACGGGTCGAGCGGCTGTTGTCGCGGCAGCGTGCGATCACCGCCTACATCAAGCAACTGGCCGAGGATACCCTTGGCGGGCTGCGGATTCGGGCGCATGGTGACTTGCACCTGGGGCAAGTGCTGGTGGTCCAGAGCGATGCGTACTTCATTGACTTTGAAGGCGAGCCGACACGCCCCTTGTCGCAGCGGCGCGGCAAGCACAGCCCCTACAAGGACATCAGCGGCTTGCTTCGCTCATTTGATTATGCCGCTGCCATGGCGGTCAGCAATGTGCAGCAAGCCGACCATTCGATAGAGGCCGAGCAGGCGCGGCAACGGGTAGCCGAGCGCTATGTCAGCGAAGCCCGAAGTGCTTTGATTCAGGCTTATCGGCTGGCAACAGCTAGTCTTGCTCCGACGTGGAAAAAACCGGAAGGGCCAGACGCGGCACTGGCATTGTTCAGTCTGGAAAAGGCCGCTTACGAAGTGATTTATGAGGCGACAAACCGACCTGCCTGGATAAGAGTGCCTCTACAAGGTCTGAGTGACTTACTGAACCACCTGCCAGATACGGCGAAACCTTTACCGGATGGAGAGCAGTCATGA
- the glgB gene encoding 1,4-alpha-glucan branching protein GlgB — protein MSVSNVKGLMPGRQDIEALITARHRDPFSVLGPHPDGQGGLIIRAFLPQALSVRVLARGSGEQIASLDSTHVPGLFVGHLARPQAYELQTSWAGGEHTSEDPYSFGPLLGELDLYLFAEGNHRDLSRCLGAQVMAVDGIPGVRFSVWAPNAQRVSVVGDFNIWDGRRHPMRLRHPSGVWELFIPRLEPGAAYKYEILGPHGILPLKADPMALATQLPPETASKVAVPLAVEWQDDAWMQARAAHQRPDAPLSIYELHVGSWQCEVDDAGDVERQYNWHELAERLIPYVQQLGFTHIELMPIMEHPFGGSWGYQPLSQFAPSARYGSPDDFGAFVNACHLAGIGVILDWVPAHFPNDEHGLAQFDGTALYEYDNPLEGFHKDWNTLIYNLGRTEVHGFMLASALHWLKHFHVDGLRVDAVASMLYRDYSRDAGEWVPNRHGGRENLEAIDFLRHLNDVVALEAPGALIIAEESTAWPGVSKSTAEGGLGFSYKWNMGWMHDSLHYIQQDPVYRAHHHNELSFGLVYAWSERFILPISHDEVVHGKHSLIDKMPGDRWQKFANLRAYLSFMWAHPGKKLLFMGCEFGQWREWNHDQQLDWYLLQYPEHKGVQKLIGDLNRVYRKHPALHDQDDVAQGFEWLIGDDATNSVYAWLRWSKDGKPLLVVANFTPVPREGYRIGVPFAGTWEEVINSDADLYAGSNYGNGGGVSTDNRPSHGQSVSVALNLPPLGVLILRPQEG, from the coding sequence ATGAGTGTCAGCAACGTTAAGGGTTTGATGCCGGGGCGCCAGGACATTGAGGCACTGATCACCGCTCGGCACCGCGATCCGTTCTCCGTGCTGGGCCCGCATCCGGACGGGCAGGGCGGGCTGATCATCCGGGCGTTCCTGCCCCAGGCATTGAGTGTCAGGGTGCTGGCCCGCGGCTCGGGTGAGCAGATCGCCAGCCTCGACAGCACGCATGTCCCGGGTTTGTTCGTGGGCCACCTTGCCCGCCCCCAGGCGTATGAGTTGCAAACCAGTTGGGCCGGCGGCGAACACACCAGCGAAGACCCCTACAGCTTTGGTCCGTTGCTGGGTGAGCTGGACCTGTACCTGTTTGCCGAGGGTAACCATCGGGACTTGAGCCGTTGCCTGGGCGCGCAAGTGATGGCGGTCGATGGCATCCCGGGTGTGCGCTTTTCGGTATGGGCACCGAATGCGCAACGGGTTTCAGTGGTGGGCGATTTCAATATCTGGGATGGCCGGCGTCACCCCATGCGCTTGCGGCATCCGAGCGGGGTATGGGAATTGTTCATTCCGCGCCTGGAGCCGGGAGCAGCTTACAAATATGAAATTCTGGGCCCTCACGGGATCCTGCCGCTCAAGGCTGATCCAATGGCGCTGGCCACTCAGTTGCCTCCTGAAACCGCGTCAAAAGTGGCTGTGCCGCTGGCGGTGGAGTGGCAGGACGATGCCTGGATGCAGGCGCGGGCGGCCCATCAGCGACCTGATGCGCCGCTGTCGATTTATGAATTGCATGTGGGATCGTGGCAGTGCGAGGTCGATGATGCCGGAGACGTCGAGCGCCAGTACAACTGGCATGAACTGGCCGAGCGACTCATTCCCTACGTGCAGCAATTGGGCTTCACCCATATTGAGCTGATGCCGATCATGGAGCACCCGTTCGGGGGATCATGGGGGTATCAGCCCTTGTCACAATTTGCCCCGAGTGCCCGCTACGGCTCCCCGGATGACTTCGGGGCGTTCGTCAATGCCTGCCATCTGGCCGGGATCGGGGTGATTCTGGACTGGGTGCCGGCGCACTTTCCTAATGATGAACACGGTCTTGCGCAGTTTGATGGCACCGCATTGTATGAGTACGACAACCCGCTGGAAGGTTTTCACAAGGACTGGAACACGCTGATCTACAACCTGGGACGGACGGAAGTGCACGGTTTCATGCTGGCTTCGGCCTTGCACTGGCTCAAGCATTTTCATGTCGACGGGTTACGGGTGGATGCCGTGGCTTCGATGCTGTACCGCGATTACTCACGCGATGCAGGCGAGTGGGTACCCAACCGGCATGGCGGGCGGGAGAACCTGGAGGCCATCGACTTTCTGCGACACCTCAACGATGTGGTCGCCCTGGAGGCGCCTGGCGCGCTGATCATTGCCGAAGAGTCCACCGCGTGGCCCGGCGTCAGCAAAAGCACCGCAGAGGGCGGCCTGGGGTTTTCCTATAAGTGGAATATGGGCTGGATGCATGATTCGCTGCATTACATCCAGCAGGACCCGGTGTACCGCGCACACCATCACAATGAATTGAGCTTCGGTCTGGTCTACGCCTGGAGCGAGCGCTTTATCCTGCCGATCTCCCATGACGAAGTGGTACATGGCAAACACTCGCTGATCGACAAGATGCCCGGTGATCGCTGGCAAAAATTCGCCAACTTGCGGGCCTACCTGAGTTTCATGTGGGCCCATCCGGGTAAAAAACTGTTGTTCATGGGCTGCGAGTTCGGCCAGTGGCGCGAGTGGAATCACGATCAGCAACTGGACTGGTATTTGTTGCAGTACCCCGAGCACAAAGGCGTGCAGAAATTGATCGGAGACTTGAACCGGGTGTACCGCAAACACCCGGCCCTGCATGATCAGGACGATGTGGCGCAGGGCTTCGAGTGGTTGATCGGTGACGATGCCACCAACAGCGTTTATGCCTGGTTGCGCTGGAGCAAAGACGGCAAGCCGTTGCTGGTGGTGGCCAACTTCACCCCGGTACCGCGTGAGGGCTACCGCATCGGTGTGCCGTTCGCGGGTACCTGGGAGGAAGTCATCAACAGCGATGCCGACCTCTATGCCGGCTCCAACTATGGCAATGGTGGCGGGGTGAGCACGGACAACCGGCCGAGCCATGGCCAGAGTGTGTCAGTGGCACTCAACCTGCCGCCGCTGGGTGTGCTGATATTGCGCCCGCAAGAAGGCTGA
- a CDS encoding endonuclease/exonuclease/phosphatase family protein: MSLDIVGNNLEPPAPAPTPDVHRMKVLTVNTHKGFTVFNRRFILPELRDAVRSTSADLVFLQEVLGEHEKHASRYDQWPVMSQYEFLADSMWSDFAYGRNAVYPDGHHGNAVLSKYPIKSYRNLDISITGPERRGLLHCVLDVPGHEQVHAICVHLSLLESHRQLQIVLLNQLLKSLPPKDPVIIAGDFNDWKLQGNAALAQRDDLHEVFERHHGKLAKTYPARWPLLRLDRIYLRNATSHNPTVLGNKPWTHLSDHLPLAVDVHL; encoded by the coding sequence ATGAGCCTCGATATTGTCGGTAATAACCTGGAACCGCCTGCACCTGCGCCAACACCTGATGTGCATCGAATGAAGGTACTCACGGTGAATACCCACAAGGGTTTCACCGTCTTCAACCGGCGCTTTATCCTGCCGGAGCTGCGTGACGCCGTGCGCAGCACGTCGGCTGATCTGGTGTTTTTACAGGAGGTGCTGGGAGAGCACGAAAAACACGCCTCGCGCTATGACCAATGGCCAGTGATGTCGCAATACGAATTCCTCGCCGACAGCATGTGGAGCGACTTCGCCTACGGGCGCAATGCGGTGTACCCGGACGGCCATCACGGCAATGCCGTGCTGTCCAAATACCCCATCAAGTCGTATCGCAACCTTGATATATCGATCACCGGCCCTGAGCGACGCGGCTTGCTGCATTGCGTGCTGGACGTACCCGGCCACGAACAGGTGCATGCGATCTGCGTGCATTTGAGCCTGCTTGAGAGTCATCGCCAATTGCAGATCGTACTGCTCAATCAGTTGCTCAAATCATTGCCGCCCAAGGACCCGGTGATCATTGCCGGTGACTTCAATGACTGGAAACTGCAAGGCAATGCAGCCCTCGCCCAGCGTGACGACTTGCACGAAGTGTTCGAGCGTCATCACGGAAAACTGGCCAAGACCTACCCGGCACGCTGGCCCTTGCTGCGCCTGGACCGTATTTATTTACGCAACGCCACCAGCCACAACCCGACCGTGCTCGGCAACAAGCCGTGGACGCACTTATCGGATCACCTGCCGCTGGCAGTCGACGTGCATTTGTAA
- the glgX gene encoding glycogen debranching protein GlgX yields MTQRKPSPPKTPDVEPSRLREGLPFPLGATWDGLGVNFALFSANATQVELCLFDATGEVELERIALPEYTDETFHGYLPDAHPGLIYGYRVYGPYDPQNGHRFNHHKLLIDPYAKQLVGELKWSEALFGYTIGHPDADLSFDERDSAPFVPKCKVIDPAHTWGHDHRLVVPWERTIFYETHVRGISMRHPAVPEAVRGTFAGLMVDEVIEHIRTLGVTSVELLPVHAFVNDQHLLQKGMTNYWGYNSIAFFAPDPRYLASDKIAEFKEMVAHLHEAGLEVILDVVYNHTAEGNEQGPTLSMRGIDNASYYRLMPEDKRYYINDSGTGNTLDLSHPCVLQMVTDSLRYWAHEMHVDGFRFDLATILGRYHDGFNERHSFLVACRQDPLLRQVKMIAEPWDCGPGGYQVGGFPPGWAEWNDRFRDTVRAFWKGDDGQLADFAGRMTASGELFNQRGRRPYASVNFITAHDGFTLHDLVSYNDKHNEANDEGNQDGSNNNLSWNHGVEGPTDDPEINSLRLRQMRNFFATLLLAQGTPMIVAGDEFARTQHGNNNAYCQDSEIGWINWDLDQDGKSLLTFVKRLIKLRINYPILRRGRFLVGHYNETLGVKDVTWLAADGSEMTTEQWEDTQGRSLGMLLDGRAQVSGVQRAGADATLLIIVNAHHDGVDFTLPEVPQGMGWRGILDTFDAQAKGTRTLSFNSTYYVNGRSLALFELEHEDDA; encoded by the coding sequence ATGACCCAGCGCAAGCCATCGCCACCCAAGACACCGGACGTTGAACCCTCACGGCTGCGCGAGGGCTTGCCCTTTCCGTTAGGCGCTACCTGGGATGGACTCGGTGTTAACTTCGCGTTGTTTTCTGCCAATGCCACCCAAGTTGAACTGTGCCTGTTCGATGCTACAGGCGAGGTTGAACTTGAGCGCATCGCGCTTCCCGAGTACACCGATGAGACCTTTCACGGCTATCTGCCGGATGCTCATCCGGGGCTGATTTACGGTTATCGCGTCTACGGGCCTTACGATCCGCAAAACGGTCACCGCTTCAACCACCACAAATTGCTGATCGATCCCTATGCCAAACAGCTGGTGGGAGAACTGAAATGGTCGGAAGCCCTCTTCGGTTACACCATTGGCCACCCGGATGCCGACTTGAGCTTCGATGAGCGCGACAGTGCCCCTTTTGTCCCCAAATGCAAAGTGATTGATCCGGCCCACACCTGGGGACACGACCACCGGCTGGTCGTGCCATGGGAACGCACGATCTTTTACGAAACCCATGTCCGCGGCATCAGCATGCGTCATCCGGCCGTACCGGAAGCCGTGCGTGGCACTTTTGCCGGTTTGATGGTGGATGAGGTCATCGAACATATCCGCACGCTCGGCGTGACCAGCGTCGAATTGCTGCCCGTGCATGCATTCGTCAATGACCAGCACCTGCTGCAAAAAGGCATGACCAATTATTGGGGTTACAACAGCATCGCCTTCTTTGCCCCCGACCCGCGCTACCTGGCCAGTGACAAGATTGCCGAATTCAAGGAGATGGTTGCACACCTGCACGAGGCCGGGCTGGAGGTGATTCTCGACGTGGTCTACAACCACACTGCCGAGGGCAACGAACAAGGCCCGACCCTGTCCATGCGCGGTATCGACAACGCGTCCTACTATCGCCTGATGCCCGAGGACAAACGCTATTACATCAATGATTCCGGCACCGGCAATACCCTGGACCTGAGCCATCCGTGCGTGCTGCAAATGGTCACCGATTCACTGCGCTACTGGGCGCATGAGATGCATGTCGATGGTTTCCGCTTTGATCTGGCGACCATTCTGGGGCGTTATCACGACGGTTTTAACGAGCGCCACAGTTTCCTGGTGGCTTGCCGTCAGGACCCGTTGCTGCGTCAGGTCAAAATGATTGCCGAGCCGTGGGACTGCGGCCCCGGCGGCTATCAGGTCGGGGGTTTCCCGCCGGGTTGGGCGGAGTGGAACGACCGCTTCCGGGATACCGTGCGCGCCTTCTGGAAAGGGGATGACGGCCAGTTGGCCGACTTTGCCGGACGCATGACCGCGTCAGGTGAACTGTTCAATCAACGCGGCCGACGGCCGTACGCTTCGGTCAACTTCATCACCGCCCATGACGGTTTCACCCTGCACGACCTGGTGTCCTACAACGACAAGCACAACGAAGCCAACGATGAAGGCAACCAGGACGGCAGCAACAACAACCTGTCCTGGAACCATGGCGTCGAAGGCCCCACTGACGATCCCGAGATCAACAGCCTGCGCCTGCGGCAAATGCGTAACTTCTTTGCCACCCTGCTGCTGGCCCAGGGCACCCCGATGATCGTGGCCGGCGATGAGTTTGCCCGGACCCAGCATGGCAACAACAACGCCTATTGCCAGGACAGCGAGATCGGCTGGATAAACTGGGACCTGGATCAGGACGGCAAGTCGTTGCTGACCTTCGTCAAGCGCCTGATCAAACTGCGCATAAACTACCCTATTCTGCGCCGCGGACGCTTTTTGGTCGGGCATTACAACGAGACACTGGGGGTCAAGGATGTCACCTGGCTGGCCGCGGATGGCTCGGAAATGACCACCGAACAGTGGGAAGACACACAGGGCCGCAGCCTCGGCATGTTGCTCGATGGCCGGGCGCAGGTGTCCGGGGTTCAGCGTGCCGGAGCCGACGCCACGTTGCTGATCATCGTCAACGCGCATCATGACGGGGTCGACTTCACCTTGCCCGAGGTGCCGCAAGGCATGGGCTGGAGAGGCATCCTCGACACCTTCGATGCGCAGGCAAAAGGCACCAGAACCCTGTCTTTCAACAGCACCTATTACGTCAATGGCCGTTCGTTGGCCCTGTTCGAACTGGAACATGAGGATGACGCCTGA
- a CDS encoding DUF2934 domain-containing protein, whose product MNNDDKRIREFAYQIWESEGRPVGQEARHWEMAHKLAQAEAQVPSATKQRKAPAKPAPVVTAKPAAKQPAAKKPRAPRKPATP is encoded by the coding sequence ATGAACAATGACGACAAGCGCATTCGCGAATTTGCTTATCAAATCTGGGAATCCGAAGGACGGCCGGTCGGCCAGGAAGCCCGGCACTGGGAAATGGCCCACAAGCTGGCGCAGGCCGAGGCGCAGGTGCCTTCCGCGACCAAACAGCGCAAGGCGCCCGCCAAGCCGGCGCCAGTCGTGACAGCCAAACCTGCTGCGAAACAACCCGCAGCTAAAAAACCACGGGCACCGCGTAAACCCGCCACGCCCTGA